TGCTCCTGCTCGGCGGCTATGCTGCCGGCCTGGCCGTTCCGTTCCTGCTGGCAGCTCTCGCGACCGGGATGTTCCTCGAGGCGAGTCGGAAGCTGCGCGGGTGGATTCCCACGCTGGAGAAGGTGTCCGGCGGCGTGCTGGTGTTCGTCGGGCTGCTGCTGGTGAGCGGCACGTTCACCTGGCTCTCGACCTACTTCGTGCGACTCACGCCGGAGTTCCTGCTCGAGCGGATCTAGTCCCTCGGCCTGACGTGCGTACCCGCCGGCAGGGCGGCCGGGTTCCTGTGAGGAAGCCCGGCGCTCAGGCCGGCGTGTCGTTTCCGGCAAGCAGGGCGGGGAGCCGGCGCAGCAGCTCGCGCGGCTCGACCGGCTTGGTGAGGTACTGCGTGCAGCCCGCTTCCATGCACGCGCGCTGCTCGGCGGCGCCGACACGGCCAGTCAGGGCGACGATCGGGATGTGCGCCGTCGCCGGACTGCCCGACACCTCGCGCGCGACGTCGAGCCCCGGCCTGTCCGGCAGGCCGAGGTCGAGCAGCACCAGATCCGGTGGCTCTGCCCCAACGGTTTCCAGCGCTTCGGCCGCCGTGCCCGCCTCCTGCACCCGGTAGCCGGCGTCCTCGAGCAGCAGCCGGAACGCCTGGCGGAGCAGGGGATCATCTTCGACCAGGAGGATCGAACTGGGGGATTCAGTCATTGCGGCTGAAGCTAGACATCCCCCTCGGCAGCGGCAAGCGGCGTATCCTCCAGCTCTTCGGCCAGAAGCTGGCGGTGCAGCAGCTGCGCATACAGGCCGTTGCGCGCGATCAGCTCCCCGTGCGTTCCCTCCTCGACGATCCGGCCGTCGTCCAGCACGAAGATCCGGTCGGCGTGCATGACCGCGCTCACCCGATGACTGATGATGAGCGCGGTGCGCGCACGTACGACGTCGCGCAGCGCCTCCAGGATCTGCGTTTCCGTGTGCGTATCGACGGCCGAGAGCGCGTCGTCGAGCACGAGCACGGCCGGGTCGCGCGCCAGTGCCCGCGCCAGTGTTGCGCGCTGGCGCTGGCCGCCGGACAGGTTGACGCCGCGCTCGCCGAGCCGCGTCGCGAAGCCGTGCGGGAACGAGGCAATCGTCTCCGTCAGCCGTGCGACCCGCGCGGCCTCCTCGATGCGACGATCGAGGCGCTCGGCATCGACGTCCGCGAGCAGCGGGGTGGACGGCGCGTCGTCCGTGCCCTCCTCGCGCGGCAGGCCGAGCGCGATGTTCTGCGCGATCGTTTCCGAGAATACGAACGTATCCTGCGGCACGACGCCGATCGCGTCGCGCAGCTGCGACAGCGAGAGCTCCGGCAGCGGCACGCCGTCGAGCAGCACGACACCGCTCGTCGGATCGTAGCGGCGCGTGAGCAGCGCCACGACCGTCGACTTGCCCGAGCCGGTCGGCCCGACCAGCGCCGCCGTCTGCCCCGGCTCGATGCGCAGGCTGACGTCCTCCAGCACCAGGCGCTCCGACTTCGGGTAGCGGAACGTCACGTTGCGGAACTCGATGCCGCCTCGCACCGGGTGCAGCAGGGCAGGCTCGGCGGGATCCTGCACGTCCGGCTGGCGCAGCAGGACCGACTGGATGCGGGTCAGCGCTGCGGCACCGCGCTGGAACAGGTTGGTGACCCAGCCGATCGCGATCATCGGCCAGATCAGCATGGCGAGGTAGATGCCGAACGCGATGAAGTCGCCGGCGGACATCGCGCCGCGCATCACCAGCGTGCCGCCGTACCAGAACACGACCAGCATGCCGACCCCGGTCAGCGCCGACAGCGTCGGGTGGAAGACCGCGGAGATGCGCGCCAGCACCATGTTCTTCTCGAGGTAGCCCGCGTTCAGCTCGTCGAACTCACGCTCCTGCGCACTCTCCTGCCCGTATGCGCGCACGATGCGGACACCGCTCAGGTTCTCCTGCACCATCGTCTGCACGACGCCGAAGTGCTCCTGCACCGCTTCCCACCCCGCGTGCAGCCGCCGCGAGAAGTAGAGCATGACCGGCCCGAGAAGTACCAGGGGCAGCAGGGCAACGAGGGTGAGCCGGACGTCGTAACGCAGCATGAACGTCAGCGAGAACGCCGTCGCTACGACCGTGTTCACCATGTACATGATGCCCGGCCCGATCGCCATGCGCACGGCATTCGTGTCGTTGGTCGCGCGGCTCATCAGGTCGCCCGTGCGCACTCCGGCGTAGAAACCGGCGTCCAGGCGCAGCAGGTGATCGAAGAGCTCGTCGCGCAGGTCGGTCTCCATGCGACGGCTGATGCCGTTGAGAAGCTGGCGCATGCCGAAGCGGGCGACCCCGCCCACCGCCGCGATGGCGATGATGCCGAGCGCGTGCAGCGCGACCCCGCCGGTCGTGATGTCCGCCTCGCCGAGAACGTCGATGCTGCGGCCGACCATCCACGGCACCAGCGCGGCAAACCCCGCGGCCACGACGATCAGCAGGATCCCGGCGATGATCCCGCCCGTGTAGGGGCGGGCATACGGCAGCATTGCCTGGTAGCTGCGGATCGAGCCGGTCCTGGGAGTGTCCTTCATTCAGGTCGCCCGAGGTCCCACGGAGTGCACACCCGCACACTCGATGAAGGGAGTCGAATCAGTGAAAAGCGCGGCGGGACGCGGATTTCTACGGTACGGCACGGGCGCGCGGGGCACCCCGGGCATGGCATATCGGTTGCACCTACTCCGAGCGTCAAACGACAGAATACCGAGACGGTAGGGAACGGAGCGAACGCAATCAAGCGCTCCGGCACTTTATTCAGGAGAACGCTCATGCCGCGTACGAACCGCTGGGCCGCGCTGGCCCTGATGATTCCGCTGGCGATGCTGCCGGCAGCGTGCGGCGACAACGGAGACGAGCGGGCCGCGCTGGAGCAGGACGAGCTCGAGCGCGAGCTGGACCTGGCGCTGCAGGGAGATACGCTCGACGGCACGTTCCAGGACACCGCCCAGTCGATGGACACGGTGCCCGAGGCGGCGGCGCCCGCGCCGGCGACGCCTCGGCCCGAGGCACCGCGTGCGTCGACGCCGCGTCCGGCGCCGTCCAACAACACGCCGGCGCCCGCGCCGCGTCCGGCTCCCCGGCCGACCACGGCCACCGTGCAGGCGGGTACGACGTTCGCGCTCAGCCTGAACGAGGAGCTGTCGACGGAGCGCAACCAGGCGGGTGACGGCTTTACCGCCACGCTGTCGGAGCCGATCCTGGACGCGAACGGCGACGTCGCAATCCCGGCCGGCGCCACGGTGCGTGGTCGCGTGACCAAGTCCGCGAAGTCCGGCCGTGTCGGTGAGACGGCGGTGATCACGGTTGCGTTCGAGGCGGTCAGTTTCAACGGCCGCAGCTACCCGCTGCAGGCCACCGTGGTCGAGGCAAACCCGGAGCGCCGCAACCGCACGCCCACGAGTGAGCAGGTCGCCAAGGCCGCAGGTGGTGCCGCCGCAGGTGCGGTGCTGGGTCGCGTGCTCGGCAAGAGCACCAGCTCGACGATCAAGGGCGCGGTCATCGGCGCCGCGGCCGGTACCGCGATCGCCATGGGCACGGCGGACGTCGATGCAGTGCTGCCCGCGGGCTCGCGGATGGTGATCCGGCTGGACGCGCCGGTCGAGGTGCGGCGGACCTGACGTCTCGGACTTCGTCTACCAACTGCTTCTACCACAGAGCGCACAGAGGGCACTGAGCCTGTGCCGCGGGAATACGAAGGGTGCTGTCCACATGGGCAGCACCCTTCTTCATGTCGAAGCGTTTCCACGGGAACTTCAATTTTACCGCTGAGAGCGCGGAGGTCGCTGAGAACGACGCTGAGTGTTCTTCGAGTAACGCAACCCCTGCGTCCGATTCAGGATCCCGCTTCTGGTTTGCATTTCCCGGAATAACGACGCGCCTGCTGATTCAGGCTGATCGGGCGGCCGGCGCAGCAACTACAAAAAGTGTTTGCCGTACCGGGGGCCCGCCAGAAACGCGGAACCCCTCAGCGTCGTTCTCCGCGCCTCGGCGCCTCCGCGGTGAAGAAACTCCGTGTTCTCAGTGCCCTCGGTGGTTAGAAGAAAAGGGGATCAGTAGCCAGCTGCCTTTCCTCCCGTCCGCGGATCGAACGCCCCGCGCCAGCGGCCATCCAGGCGCAGCAGCGCCGGTGAGGTGCCGATGCCGCCGATCTCCTCCAGCTCGTGGCCGTAGCGCTGCAGCGTGCTCAGCACGTCCGGCGTGAAGCCGCCGGTCTCGTAGCGCAGCACGTCCGGGAGGTGCTGGTGATGGATGCGGGGCGCGGCGACGGCGGTGGTCACGTCCATGTCGTGGTCGATCATGTTGGAGATGACCTGCCAGGTCGCGGTAATGATGCGGGGGCCGCCGCGGGCGCCGGCGAGGATGACCGGGCGGTTGGTCTCGGGCTCGAGCACGATCGTAGGCGTCATCGCCGACAGCATCCGCTTTTCCGGCTCGATCGCGTTCGCCTCGCCCTGCACGAGACCGAACATGTTCGGCTCGCCCGGCTTGGACGTGAAGTCGTCCATCTCGTCGTTCAGGACGAACCCGGCGCCGCTCACGGTGACGCCGGAGCCGTAGAGGTCATTGATCGTGGTCGTGAGCGCGACCGCGTTGCCGTCCTCGTCGACGACGGAGAAATGCGTCGTGTGCTCGGGCTCGTCGAAGTGAAGCGAGCCGGGACGCACGTCGGCGGAGGGCGTGGCGCGCCGCGGCGTGATCTGGCTGCGGAGCTGCGACGCGTACTGCTCCGAGAGGAACTGTGGCCGCGGTACGTCGACGAAGTCGGGGTCGCCCAGGTAGTGGTTGCGATCGGCGAATGCGCGGCGCATCGCCTCGGCGGTGTAATGCAGCGACTCGGGCGAATGCCAGCCGAGCGCACGCAGGTCGTAGCCCTCGAGGATGTTCGCGATCAGCGCGAGCGTGAGGCCGCCCGAGCTGGGCGGTGGCATGGAGATGACCGTGTGGCCGCGGTAGAGGAAGACGACGGGGTCGCGCCACTTCGCCTCGTAGCGCCGCAGGTCCTCGTGCGTGATGATCCCGCCACCGCGCTGCATCTCGGCGACGATCAGATCGGCTGTCTCACCCTCGTAGAAACCGGCCGGCCCGTGCTCCGCGATGCGGCGCAGTGTTGCCGCGAGTTCCGGAATGCGCCAGCGCGTACCCTCGGCGATCGGCGTCCCGCCCGGCAGGAACAGCGTGCGTGATCCCTCGAACTGTCCGAGCCGCTCGGCCGCTCCCGCAATGGATCCGGCCAGCTCCGCGTCCACGATGAAGCCCTCTTCGGCGAGGCGGATCGCCGGTGCTACCACGTCCTCCCAGGGCATGCTGCCGAAGCGTTCGTGTGCGGCATACAGTCCGGCGACCGCGCCCGGTACGCCGGACGCCAGGTATCCGACCACCGATCGGTCCGTCGTGTTGCCCTGCGCGTCCAGGTACATGTCGCGCGTGGCGGCGAGCGGCGCCTTTTCCCGGAAGTCGAGCGACGCCGTCGTGCCGTCGGCCAGGCGCGTGACCATGAAGCCGCCGCCGCCGAGGTTGCCTGCCTCGGGGTAGACGACCGCGAGTGCGAACGCGGTAGCAACCGCGGCGTCGACCGCGTTGCCGCCCTCGCGCAGGATGCGCACGCCCGCATCGGTCGCGAGCGGCGCATCGCTGGTCACCATGCCGCGTTCGGCGACGGCGGGCGTCGCATCGAGCGCGAAGCGCCACTCGTCGGGAACCGCCTGCGTCACCTCCGTCGGCGGTGTCGGCGGCGCTTCGGCAAAGGGGGCACAGGCGGCGAGCAGAATTGCGGCGGATGCAGACACATGCGTCAGCATGTGCCGGAGTGCGCCGGTGCCCGGGAAACCTCTGCGTGAGAAGACCGCGCCTCTCCGGTGGTCGTCCTGCTGTGCGGGACTGCGCTTCAAGTGAACCTCCGATCCGTGAATCTCATCCGCGTCGCAGCCGCTCGATCGCGCAGGCGGCGAGCGCCGTCGCGCCGAGCGGCAGCACGCGCTCGTCGATGTCGAAGTCCGGGCTGTGGTGCTCGCGCGGCCGCTCCAGTGCCGCGCCGAGCCAGAAGAACGTGCCGGGCGCATGCTCGAGCAGCACCGCGAAATCCTCGGACGGCATGGAGGGCTCCTGCTCGCCCACGGCGTCCGCACCGAGCGCACTCGCTACGGCCTCGCGTGCGAGCGCGGTCATGGCCTCGTCGTTCAGCACCGGCGGGTAGCCGTCGCGGAACTCGACCTTCCCGCGCCCGCCCAGTGCGTTCACCACGTCGAACGCGCGCGTGATCTCGCGCTCCAGGACATCGCGCACGTCGCTGTCGAAGTACCGGATCGTGCCGCTCATGTCGACGCGCGCGGCCAGGATGTTTTCCGCGTCGCCGCCGCTGATCCGACCGATGTGGACGACGGCCGCCGCGCCGGGCGGAATGCGACGCGCCACCGCGTTCTGGACGGCAAGAATGGCGTGCGCGGCGAGGACGATGGCATCGACGCCTTCGTGAGGGCGGCCGGCGTGTGCGCTCTGCCCGTGGACAGTCGCGCGCAGCGTGACGGAGCCGGCCATGTACGGCCCGGCGCGCATGAAGCAGCGGCCGAACGGCAGGTGCGCGCCGACGTGCAGGCCGAAGACCGCGTCGACACCCTGCATCGCGCCGTCCTCGACCATGCGCATCGCGCCACTGCGGTTCTCCGCATCGGACATCTCTTCGGACGGCTGAAAGAGCAGGCGCACGGTACCGGCAGGCAGCTCCCTGCGCTCCTGCTGCCGGGCGAGGATCTCGGCGGCGCCCGCCAGCATGGCGACGTGCGCGTCGTGTCCGCACGCGT
Above is a genomic segment from Longimicrobiales bacterium containing:
- a CDS encoding ABC transporter ATP-binding protein — encoded protein: MKDTPRTGSIRSYQAMLPYARPYTGGIIAGILLIVVAAGFAALVPWMVGRSIDVLGEADITTGGVALHALGIIAIAAVGGVARFGMRQLLNGISRRMETDLRDELFDHLLRLDAGFYAGVRTGDLMSRATNDTNAVRMAIGPGIMYMVNTVVATAFSLTFMLRYDVRLTLVALLPLVLLGPVMLYFSRRLHAGWEAVQEHFGVVQTMVQENLSGVRIVRAYGQESAQEREFDELNAGYLEKNMVLARISAVFHPTLSALTGVGMLVVFWYGGTLVMRGAMSAGDFIAFGIYLAMLIWPMIAIGWVTNLFQRGAAALTRIQSVLLRQPDVQDPAEPALLHPVRGGIEFRNVTFRYPKSERLVLEDVSLRIEPGQTAALVGPTGSGKSTVVALLTRRYDPTSGVVLLDGVPLPELSLSQLRDAIGVVPQDTFVFSETIAQNIALGLPREEGTDDAPSTPLLADVDAERLDRRIEEAARVARLTETIASFPHGFATRLGERGVNLSGGQRQRATLARALARDPAVLVLDDALSAVDTHTETQILEALRDVVRARTALIISHRVSAVMHADRIFVLDDGRIVEEGTHGELIARNGLYAQLLHRQLLAEELEDTPLAAAEGDV
- a CDS encoding M20 family metallopeptidase, coding for MTTLLEHATTLQPKLTGLRRDLHRHPELGFRETRTAATAARLVEELGYTVRTGVGRTGIVAELANGNGPTVALRADMDALPMQEENDVEYRSTIDGVMHACGHDAHVAMLAGAAEILARQQERRELPAGTVRLLFQPSEEMSDAENRSGAMRMVEDGAMQGVDAVFGLHVGAHLPFGRCFMRAGPYMAGSVTLRATVHGQSAHAGRPHEGVDAIVLAAHAILAVQNAVARRIPPGAAAVVHIGRISGGDAENILAARVDMSGTIRYFDSDVRDVLEREITRAFDVVNALGGRGKVEFRDGYPPVLNDEAMTALAREAVASALGADAVGEQEPSMPSEDFAVLLEHAPGTFFWLGAALERPREHHSPDFDIDERVLPLGATALAACAIERLRRG
- the ggt gene encoding gamma-glutamyltransferase; amino-acid sequence: MKRSPAQQDDHRRGAVFSRRGFPGTGALRHMLTHVSASAAILLAACAPFAEAPPTPPTEVTQAVPDEWRFALDATPAVAERGMVTSDAPLATDAGVRILREGGNAVDAAVATAFALAVVYPEAGNLGGGGFMVTRLADGTTASLDFREKAPLAATRDMYLDAQGNTTDRSVVGYLASGVPGAVAGLYAAHERFGSMPWEDVVAPAIRLAEEGFIVDAELAGSIAGAAERLGQFEGSRTLFLPGGTPIAEGTRWRIPELAATLRRIAEHGPAGFYEGETADLIVAEMQRGGGIITHEDLRRYEAKWRDPVVFLYRGHTVISMPPPSSGGLTLALIANILEGYDLRALGWHSPESLHYTAEAMRRAFADRNHYLGDPDFVDVPRPQFLSEQYASQLRSQITPRRATPSADVRPGSLHFDEPEHTTHFSVVDEDGNAVALTTTINDLYGSGVTVSGAGFVLNDEMDDFTSKPGEPNMFGLVQGEANAIEPEKRMLSAMTPTIVLEPETNRPVILAGARGGPRIITATWQVISNMIDHDMDVTTAVAAPRIHHQHLPDVLRYETGGFTPDVLSTLQRYGHELEEIGGIGTSPALLRLDGRWRGAFDPRTGGKAAGY
- a CDS encoding response regulator, with the translated sequence MTESPSSILLVEDDPLLRQAFRLLLEDAGYRVQEAGTAAEALETVGAEPPDLVLLDLGLPDRPGLDVAREVSGSPATAHIPIVALTGRVGAAEQRACMEAGCTQYLTKPVEPRELLRRLPALLAGNDTPA